The genomic DNA CAAAGCTGTAAAAATGACATTACATACGCTAAAGCTGTTATATTATCCGATATGGCGGGGTGTCCCTTTATACTCTTTATACCAGAAAATATGTATCCTGTGCGAGATATAACAAAATTAAAGCGTATAATTGACGGGTTGTGAAGGAATATGCCCTGTTTTGTAGTTATTTTTTTGGAGCTGCGCGCTTTTATTATCATTTTACCAAAATCGCGCGTATAGCATGAAACTAGTTCATCAGCTTCTCCTGTGGGACGGCTTCCTAAAACAATGGCATCTGTGAAATACATAATTTATTATAACTTCTTAATACCCACCCTGACTTTATGCTTTGGGTCCCAGTTGTATTCAGAAAACATATCGTAGGCGCGATCTTCCACGTTAGATATCTCCGCAACATCAGAGGAGGTCGTTTTTGACATCTCTTCTTCGTACTTTAAAAGCTTGCCTGCAAGCTCCGAGCCAAGAGAGTACTCAACCTGTATTTTATCGGCCGGCTTTAAACCAAGCTTGCGTCTCATGTTTTGTATGTGGCGCATCATCTCTCTTGCCTGTCCCTCTACAGCAAGCGCTTCCGAAAATGTAACCTTTAAAGCAATCTTACCCTCAACAACCCAGTCACTGCTTTCGGTTTGAACATCAGAAAATGAAACGACATCCTTAACATTAATCTCGTCTTTTAAAATATTTTTTAGTTCATCTGAAATATCTTTCGGCACAGCAAGAACCTCAAGAGGTTGGCGTACTTTTAATCCGTTGTCAGAACGAAGCCGAAGAGCAACTTGAGACCATGAACGAATATCCCGCATAACTGCAACAACTTCCTCATCCTTTTTAGAAAATTTTTCGTATTCAGGATAATCCTCCCAGTGTACGCTTTCATTCCCGGTCTTATTTAACCCTTGCCATATATGTTCAGATACAAAGGGGATAAAAGGGGCCGTCATTTTTGAAGTTTCATTCAAAATAAATGCCAGCGTGTCGGAGGCCTCATCTTTTTCATCTTTTGTTTCAGGCCTCTGAAGACGCTCTCTGGACCGGCGTATATACCAATTAGAAACATCTTCAACAACAAACTCTTCCAAAGCGCGTGCCGCGTCAAGAATGTTGTAATCATCTATACACCTTACCACCTTTTCGTTAACTTCCTTAAGTTTAGCAAATATCCACTGATCTAATACATTTTTACTTGTCTTCGCGGAAAAATCATCAGATGGCTTTACGTCAGGAGCATAAGTATTGAGGAATGTGTAGGAATTTGCAAACGTAGAAAGAAATCTCTGCCATCTTTCTTTTACATCCTGCTCACTAAATAACTTCGCGTCTCCGGGCTGGTTAACTGTAAAAAAGTACCAGCGCACAGCATCCATGCCGTATTTTGATGCCAACTCTTTTGGGTCAATGATATTTCCCTTGCTTTTAGACATCTTTTGTCCATTATCGTCCAAAACTATTCCAAGAGTAATAACATTCTTATATGAAGGAGCTTTTCCGAGGATAACCGAAACTGCCAACATCGTGTAAAACCATCCGCGAGTCTGATCCATTGCCTCTGTTATATAATCAGCGGGATATGCTGTATTTTTGTCTATAGTATCTTTATTTTCAAAAGGGTAATGCTGTTGAGCAAAAGGCATGGAGCCGGAATCAAACCAAACATCTACAAGATCTTCTACCCTTCGCATGTTTTTACCGCAGGCTTTACAAAGGAACTCTATATCATCAACAAAGGGTCTATGAAAATCTAATTCACCCTCGTTGTTATAAGGAAACTTGGCGTACTCCACTCTTCTCAACTGCGCGTTCTGAGGATACTCACCCTTTCTCTTCCACTCAACACCCTCATTTATCGTAAGGCCCCCAAGAGATGCCTCAAGAACCCAAAGCGGATGCCCGTGGCTTACCAGCAATATTTTTTTACCGCTGTATTTTTCTTCCAAAGCGCTTATCGCCTCAAGCATTCTCTTTCTTACACCTGCTAATGTTTCTCCTTTGGGAGCGCCTTTTGTAAAGTTATAATTTTTTTCTCCTTTAAAATAGTCCGAATAACCCTGTTCCGATTTGCCTTCATATATGCCCACACCAATTTCTTTTAGTAGGTCTTCCGTTATTACATCCACGCCGAGTGCTTCTCCAACCATTTGAGCAGTCTCGCTTGTTCTTCCTAGTGGTGATGTAACCACAATATCTACACCACCCTCTTTTTTAAGCTGTTCTATTGATTCTTTGACCTGCTCCACGCCTTTTTTACTTAACGTGTCTAGGGGGTGTTTTTTTGTAGTATCGCTTATCAATATTTGGGCCTCATTGTTTTCTGAATGGCCGTGGCGCATAAGCCAGTATTCATTTTTTCCTTTTGTGAGTTTTGCAAGATCATCTCTGGACCCTACAACATCCACATGCTCACACTCTTCGCATTTCCAAACAGGAAGAGGTGTACCCCAGTACCTGGAACGAGAAAACGCCCAGTCTTTTACATTGCGCAACCACTCACCAAACCTTCCCTCTTTAATATGTTCGGGAATCCAATTTATCTTATTATTTGCCTTTATAAGATCGTCTTTTAAGCTACTCATTCCTATAAACCATGAGTCTGTAGCGTAATAAAGGAGTGGTTCGCTACACCTCCAGCAGAAAGGGTATGAGTGCTCGTAGGGCTGAACTTTGTAAAGCAAGTTGCTTTTTTCCAGGTATTTTATAATATCCTTTTCTGCCTCTTTCACATTCCTCCCCTCAAATTCTTTAACAAATTCATTGAAATTTCCAGCCTCATCAACTGTGTGCACTGTGGGCAACCCAAACTCCTTCCCAAGCTGGTAGTCATCCTCTCCGTACATTACAGCAGTATGCACGATACCTGTTCCATCTTCTGTGCTTACAAAATCGGCTACATACACCTTGTGGGAAGTTTCGGACCGGAGTTCTTTAATA from Candidatus Spechtbacterales bacterium includes the following:
- the recO gene encoding DNA repair protein RecO, yielding MYFTDAIVLGSRPTGEADELVSCYTRDFGKMIIKARSSKKITTKQGIFLHNPSIIRFNFVISRTGYIFSGIKSIKGHPAISDNITALAYVMSFLQLCDKITYEGQKDEEMWELLCKVLRDASSVAEKDSSREELWKAEKEWLISLLGILGLAPQNLNFERVKNARQLDIYIRRLLQNKLEYSVEFFGLKNHV
- a CDS encoding class I tRNA ligase family protein, whose translation is MNFPELEEKILKNWREIQAFKKSVENRSKDRSFVFYEGPPTANGMPGFHHVEARSYKDIVCRYKTMRGFHVERRAGWDTHGLPVEIQVEKELGLNSKKDIEKYGIAEFNAKCRESVWRYQKEWEELTERMGFWIDMENPYITLDPLYMESLWWIMKQAYEKELLYEGHKVVPRCMRCGTALSSHEVAQGYKDVTDQSVYIKFKLRDPEAFSKLKLEEVEPKIYFLAWTTTPWTLPGNVALAVGKDIKYSVVRQDGEYYVLATELLEILEDEYDVLSEIKGKDLVGLEYEPLFDIKELRSETSHKVYVADFVSTEDGTGIVHTAVMYGEDDYQLGKEFGLPTVHTVDEAGNFNEFVKEFEGRNVKEAEKDIIKYLEKSNLLYKVQPYEHSYPFCWRCSEPLLYYATDSWFIGMSSLKDDLIKANNKINWIPEHIKEGRFGEWLRNVKDWAFSRSRYWGTPLPVWKCEECEHVDVVGSRDDLAKLTKGKNEYWLMRHGHSENNEAQILISDTTKKHPLDTLSKKGVEQVKESIEQLKKEGGVDIVVTSPLGRTSETAQMVGEALGVDVITEDLLKEIGVGIYEGKSEQGYSDYFKGEKNYNFTKGAPKGETLAGVRKRMLEAISALEEKYSGKKILLVSHGHPLWVLEASLGGLTINEGVEWKRKGEYPQNAQLRRVEYAKFPYNNEGELDFHRPFVDDIEFLCKACGKNMRRVEDLVDVWFDSGSMPFAQQHYPFENKDTIDKNTAYPADYITEAMDQTRGWFYTMLAVSVILGKAPSYKNVITLGIVLDDNGQKMSKSKGNIIDPKELASKYGMDAVRWYFFTVNQPGDAKLFSEQDVKERWQRFLSTFANSYTFLNTYAPDVKPSDDFSAKTSKNVLDQWIFAKLKEVNEKVVRCIDDYNILDAARALEEFVVEDVSNWYIRRSRERLQRPETKDEKDEASDTLAFILNETSKMTAPFIPFVSEHIWQGLNKTGNESVHWEDYPEYEKFSKKDEEVVAVMRDIRSWSQVALRLRSDNGLKVRQPLEVLAVPKDISDELKNILKDEINVKDVVSFSDVQTESSDWVVEGKIALKVTFSEALAVEGQAREMMRHIQNMRRKLGLKPADKIQVEYSLGSELAGKLLKYEEEMSKTTSSDVAEISNVEDRAYDMFSEYNWDPKHKVRVGIKKL